From the genome of Halictus rubicundus isolate RS-2024b chromosome 2, iyHalRubi1_principal, whole genome shotgun sequence, one region includes:
- the Uxs gene encoding UDP-xylose synthase yields MVVTPRKMKQVAFSVICIIIVLGFYKTVVNPQEEQSFHRVHPRERKPGVGDVNDIEPENEKVQDIEEDATFNDIKDIEEAKTRIRDLEGKLQHLETKIENSVSKDFPTVKFLNYKNRKRILVTGGAGFVGSHLVDRLMLAGHEVIVVDNFFTGRKRNVEHWVGHENFELVHHDIVRPLYLEVDEIYHLASPASPPHYMLNPVKTIKTNTLGTINILGLAKRVGARVLIASTSEVYGDPNEHPQSETYWGHVNPIGPRACYDEGKRVAETLSYAYMRQEGVSVRVARIFNTFGPRMHMNDGRVVSNFILQALQNDSITIYGSGKQTRSFQYVSDLVDGLVALMASNYSQPVNIGNPVEHTIEEFALIIKDLVGTNSKVVELAAVEDDPQRRRPDITRAKKYLNWEPKVPLAEGLKKTIMYFAKELQRTKHSQRASFMQTSYKNDHDIVEQL; encoded by the exons ATGGTTGTCACTCCACGAAAGATGAAACAGGTTGCCTTTTCCGTGATTTGTATAATAATAG TGTTAGGATTCTACAAGACAGTAGTTAATCCGCAAGAAGAACAATCTTTTCATAGAGTACACCCAAGGGAGCGTAAACCTGGTGTAGGAGATGTAAATGACATTGAACCTGAGAATGAAAAGGTGCAAGACATCGAGGAAGATGCAACTTTTAACGACATCAAAGACATCGAAGAAGCAAAGACAAGGATTAGAGATTTGGAGGGAAAACTGCAGCATCTGGAGACTAAAATTGAGAACAGCGTGTCGAAGGATTTCCCGACAGTCAAGTTTCTAAATTATAAAAACCGGAAAAGAATTTTGGTCACTGGCGGAGCCGGTTTTGTAGGCTCGCACCTGGTCGACCGTTTAATGCTAGCTGGCCATGAAGTAATAGTTGTAGATAACTTTTTCACTGGGAGAAAACGCAATGTGGAACATTGGGTTGGCCACGAAAACTTCGAGCTAGTTCACCATGACATTGTTAGACCTCTCTATCTAGAAGTAGATGAAATCTACCATCTTGCCAGCCCAGCTAGTCCTCCACACTACATGCTTAATCCAGTAAAGACGATTAAAACCAATACTTTAGGCACAATAAATATATTAG GTCTTGCAAAACGAGTAGGAGCAAGAGTTTTAATAGCTAGTACATCTGAAGTATACGGAGATCCTAATGAACACCCTCAGTCGGAAACCTACTGGGGCCATGTCAATCCCATAG GGCCGAGAGCTTGCTACGACGAAGGCAAACGCGTAGCAGAGACACTAAGCTATGCTTACATGAGACAGGAAGGTGTTTCGGTACGCGTAGCGCGAATCTTTAACACATTCGGGCCTAGGATGCACATGAACGACGGTCGTGTGGTTTCCAACTTCATACTGCAAGCATTGCAGAATGATTCGATCACGATATACGGTAGTGGAAAACAGACACGGTCTTTCCAGTACGTATCTGATCTAGTCGACGGACTAGTAGCCTTGATGGCTTCTAACTACAGCCAGCCTGTGAATATCGGAAATccggtagagcatacgatagaag aatttgctcttataattaaAGATTTAGTCGGTACAAATAGTAAAGTAGTCGAGCTTGCCGCAGTCGAGGACGATCCTCAAAGAAGAAGGCCGGACATAACGAGAGCCAAGAAATATCTGAACTGGGAGCCGAAGGTTCCTTTAGCCGAAGGACTTAAGAAAACGATCATGTACTTCGCTAAAGAGCTGCAGAGAACGAAACACTCGCAGAGAGCTAGTTTCATGCAAACGTCGTACAAGAACGATCATGACATAGTAGAACAACTGTAG
- the LOC143365490 gene encoding uncharacterized protein LOC143365490, whose product MSLSSSQSSDHNYPSFVKEYVDYVTIYWYNEDFSQSRYPPGQKVSKACTLICLLVAQRISETGLSIYDVESTPEITNYIAEAMVEGNATHAWIVKNGLVSHPYLSTEEALRHGGDRLSILKEWTFQVFRERIERGLYQNINNFLHKWYASPKSNNLFMLLITCGRTVLFIFQENTNTVTFFDSHNHTMNSRSSRGLVLAQTAIEKLQYLCKWYVEDILNQCYNTKSDQYELAFLYPKDNSECCSCNFSCSCTSFCNKNTQ is encoded by the exons ATGTCCTTGTCATCATCACAATCATCTGACCACAACTACCCTTCGTTTGTAAAAGAATATGTTGATTATGTCACAATCTATTGGTACAATGAAGACTTTTCACAAAGTCGGTATCCCCCAGGACAAAAAG TCAGTAAAGCATGCACTCTGATTTGTCTTCTCGTTGCACAACGAATATCCGAGACAGGACTGTCGATATACGATGTAGAATCTACTCCTGAAATAACTAATTACATAGCCGAGGCTATGGTAGAAGGTAATGCTACTCATGCATGGATAGTTAAAAATGGATTAGTTTCTCATCCATATCTCAGTACAGAAGAAGCGTTAAGACATGGTGGTGACAGATTAAGTATATTGAAAGAATGG ACCTTTCAAGTGTTTCGTGAAAGAATTGAAAGAGGTTtatatcaaaatataaataactTTTTACATAAATGGTATGCATCCCCAAAATCCAATAACTTGTTCATGCTTCTAATCACTTGTGGCCGCACAGTCTTATTCATATTTCAAGAAAATACCAATACAGTAACATTTTTTGACTCCCATAATCATACAATGAATTCGAGGTCAAGCAGAGGATTAGTTCTTGCACAG acTGCTATAGAAAAGTTGCAATATTTATGCAAGTGGTACGTCGAGGATATACTAAATCAATGTTACAACACAAAATCAGATCAGTATGAGCTAGCTTTTTTATATCCCAAAGATAATAGTGAATGCTGTAGTTGTAATTTTTCTTGCTCCTGTACCAGTTTTTGCAACAAGAATACCCAATGA
- the LOC143365467 gene encoding tripeptidyl-peptidase 2-like → MADVIDCNFPVWGLLPKKETGVTQFLTKYPEYDGRGVIIAIFDSGVDPGAPGMQITTDGKPKIIERYDCSGAGDVDTSKVVQAPDGYIIGITGRKLKVPSNWRNPSGEYHIGVKNLYSLYPGKLKERVLLERKKRLWDSSQKTALADASRELQEFEAKNPQITTLEERLKKEELEAKVEVLNNIEKKYSDAGPTYDCVLFHDGEVWRACIDTSEEGNLEAGVCLGEYTLTREFAPLIPEDQLNISINVHDDGNTLEIVSLCSSHGTHVASIAAAYFPDNPDLNGVAPGAQIISLTVGDGRIGTMETGTAVVRAMIHVMKHKEKINIINMSYGEHVHWSNTGRIGELMNEVIDKYGVTWVASAGNLGPALCTVGTPPDISSNSIISVGAYVSPDMMVAEYSLREKLPGMPFTWSSRGPMIDGGAGVTVCAPGGAITSVPNFTLRKSQLMNGTSMASPHVTGAIAVLISGLISKNFPYSPYNIKRALENTALYVPNLDPFAQGSGLLQVERAFESLITYSNAPERDVRFSVSCGGYNTKGIHMRTGIIDRPKEYTVNVEPIFLNTENTDPALKIAFNLKLTLVCDASWVQQPAHLDLMHMSRSFIVRIDGSNLPEGVHTTSIRAYDVTDIAKGPVFQIPITVVQPQSLPRSAILPDLTFSNILFKPNTIRRHFILVPEDATWAVVRLKSTEKDKTGRVVVQTVQLKPRLSCKTLEFNKMINITSQSETVQPFAVQGGLILEVVIAKYWANLGDMLVDYSIEFHGIHMISGNLTMQSGDGINRLELRSSLRNEEVVPSICLKSSVQILKPTDVKIVPLRERDIIPPSRQIYELQLTYTFHSAKATEVTPNAALLSDLLYESEYESQMWTIYDSNKQLISCGDAYPSKYVIQKLEKGDYTLKMHVRHEKKDLLDKLVDMPLLLSHKLSNPITLDVYANQSQAIIGGKKMVSGSIPSGHILPVYIAPMTNESKISKGATLGSYLQGTLTFCKDDVVKKVDCHTFKYILSEPGKKSSNATNKTDKERTTKWDEYNEALRDLKCNWLGKLEPGEYANLLYGELKTLFSDHLPVHIAMLTSLDSPEARRHVPHDDLSESSVSLANQIITVADSVITNIDQDKLLAYYGLKNDQRADAAKIKATMEKQKSSLIEALVKKGCALARLYVHNMKKGEGDRQSFEHLLESVTNHWQEVQKFAEPTDSKVIMLSLWHAHVNNHYGRYLKLLMRYYEEKPLKEIDEKCIEIARNLGWEHLSNHITSSIPSRYPTSYRSF, encoded by the exons ATGGCCGACGTCATTGATTGTAATTTTCCTGTTTGGGGGCTTCTGCCTAAAAAAGAAACGGGTGTCACTCAATTTCTTACCAAATACCCCGAATATGACGGCCGAGGAGTCATCATCGCAATTTTCGATTCAGGAGTTGATCCTGGGGCTCCTGGTATGCAG ATAACTACAGATGGAAAaccaaaaattattgaaaggtaTGACTGCAGTGGAGCTGGAGATGTAGACACCAGCAAAGTTGTACAAGCACCCGATGGATACATAATTGGCATAACTGGTCGTAAATTAAAG GTTCCAAGTAATTGGAGAAATCCTAGTGGAGAATATCACATTGGCGTAAAGAATTTGTATTCATTATATCCAGGGAAATTAAAAGAAAGAGTCTTATTAGAACGAAAAAAACGACTTTGGGATAGTTCTCAAAAGACTGCACTTGCAGACGCATCTAGAGAATTACAA GAATTCGAAGCAAAGAATCCACAAATAACGACTTTAGAAGAAAGACTAAAGAAAGAAGAACTTGAAGCAAAAGTTGAAGTTCTAAATAacattgaaaaaaaatattctgatgCAGGACCAACATATGACTGTGTTCTTTTCCATGATGGTGAGGTGTGGAG GGCGTGTATTGACACTTCTGAGGAAGGTAATTTAGAAGCTGGCGTGTGTCTGGGAGAATATACTTTGACAAGAGAATTTGCACCACTTATACCAGAAGATCAGTTAAATATTAGTATTAATGTTCACGATGACGGGAACACATTAGAGATTGTTAGTTTATGCT CCAGCCATGGCACGCATGTAGCTTCAATTGCGGCAGCGTATTTCCCAGATAATCCAGATTTGAATGGTGTTGCACCGGGTGCACAGATTATTTCACTGACCGTCGGAGATGGCCGCATTGGCACAATGGAAACAGGGACTGCGGTGGTGCGAGCAATGATACACGTGATGAAACataaagagaaaataaatataattaacatgAGTTACGGAGAACACGTGCACTGGTCAAACACAGGAAGAATAGGAGAATTAATGAACGAAGTGATCGATAAATACGGAGTTACGTGGGTGGCATCCGCTGGAAATCTCGGGCCAGCTTTATGTACCGTTGGAACACCTCCAGACATTAGTTCTAACAGCATAATCAGTGTAGGAGCTTATGTCTCGCCTGACATGATGGTGGCTGAATATTCTTTAAGGGAAAAATTGCCAGGTATGCCATTCACATGGTCATCCCGTGGTCCAATGATTGACGGAGGAGCTGGTGTAACTGTGTGTGCTCCGGGAGGAGCTATAACCAGTGTTCCTAATTTTACATTAAGAAAAAGCCAGCTCATGAATGGAACAAGTATGGCTAGTCCGCATGTAACCGGAGCAATTG CTGTACTTATATCGGGACTGATTTCTAAAAACTTCCCCTATTCTCCATACAATATAAAAAGGGCTCTCGAAAATACAGCTCTCTATGTACCAAACTTGGATCCTTTTGCACAAGGTTCGGGACTGCTACAAGTTGAGCGTGCATTTGAAAGTCTTATTACTTATAGTAATGCTCCTGAAAGGGACGTAAGATTTTCTGTTAGCTGCGGAGGGTACAACACCAAAGGAATTCACATGAGGACCGGGATCATTGACCGACCAAAAGAGTACACTGTCAACGTTGAACCTATATTCCTGAATACCGAAAATACAG ATCCAGCACTGAAAATTGCTTTCAATTTGAAATTGACTTTGGTGTGCGATGCATCTTGGGTGCAACAACCGGCGCATCTTGATTTAATGCATATGTCTCGCTCGTTTATCGTCAGAATCGATGGCTCAAATTTACCGGAAGGTGTTCATACAACTAG TATCAGGGCATATGATGTAACAGACATTGCAAAAGGACCAGTGTTCCAAATACCAATTACCGTAGTGCAACCACAATCACTGCCAAGATCTGCCATTCTTCCAGACTTGACGTTTTCAAACATTCTGTTCAAGCCTAATACAATTCGCAGACATTTCATTCTAGTTCCGGAAGACGCGACATGGGCAG TTGTTAGACTGAAGAGCACGGAGAAGGATAAAACTGGACGAGTCGTAGTTCAGACTGTTCAGTTGAAGCCCCGTTTGTCTTGCAAGACTCTGgaatttaataaaatgattaaCATAACTTCTCAATCTGAGACTGTTCAACCGTTTGCTGTTCAG GGAGGATTGATTCTAGAAGTGGTTATTGCAAAATATTGGGCAAACTTGGGTGACATGTTAGTCGATTATTCTATAGAATTTCATGGTATTCATATGATAAGTGGAAACCTTACAATGCAATCCGGGGATGGAATAAACCGACTAGAATTACGAAGTTCGCTTAGAAACGAAGAAGTGGTTCCTAGTATTTGTCTCAAGTCGTCCGTGCAGATCTTGAA GCCTACTGACGTGAAGATCGTTCCATTGCGAGAACGGGACATTATTCCACCATCACGACAAATTTACGAATTGCAATTAACGTACACGTTCCACTCTGCAAAAGCAACAGAGGTAACACCGAACGCAGCATTGCTCAGCGATTTGTTGTATGAAAGCGAATACGAGAGCCAAATGTGGACCATTTACGATAGCAACAAACAGCTAATATCTTGCGGAGATGCTTATCCGTCTAAG TATGTTATACAAAAGTTAGAAAAGGGCGATTACACATTAAAAATGCACGTCAGGCACGAAAAGAAAGATTTACTAGATAAATTAGTAGATATGCCGCTACTTTTAAGTCACAAATTAAGCAATCCAATTACATTGGATGTCTATGCAAATCAGTCGCAAGCGATCATCGGTGGCAAAAAAATGGTATCAGGTTCGATTCCATCTGGTCATATTCTTCCTGTGTACATTGCTCCTATGACGAATGAAAGCAA AATTTCTAAGGGTGCTACCTTGGGTAGTTACCTGCAGGGTACATTGACATTCTGTAAAGACGATGTCGTAAAGAAAGTGGACTGTCACACGTTCAAATACATTTTATCTGAGCCGGGCAAGAAGAGTAGCAATGCCACAAATAAGACGGACAAGGAGCGGACTACCAAATGGGACGAATACAATGAAGCACTCAGAGACTTAAAATGCAATTGGCTGGGAAAGCTGG AACCTGGGGAATACGCGAATTTGCTGTATGGAGAACTGAAGACTCTATTTTCGGATCATTTACCCGTTCACATTGCCATGTTGACTTCATTGGATTCCCCGGAGGCCCGTCGTCACGTGCCACATGATGATCTTTCAGAAAGCAGTGTTTCTCTCGCGAATCAAATAATAACCGTCGCTGACTCCGTGATCACCAACATAGATCAGGATAAACTGTTAGCGTATTACGGCCTGAAGAACGACCAGCGTGCCGATGCAGCGAAAATCAAAGCTACCATGGAGAAACAGAAGAGCAGTTTGATAGAAGCGTTAGTGAAGAAAGGATGTGCACTGGCACGATTATACGTACACAACATGAAGAAAGGAGAGGGAGACCGTCAATCGTTCGAACATTTATTAGAGAGCGTTACAAATCATTGGCAAGAAGTGCAGAAGTTCGCTGAACCAACCGATAGCAAG GTCATTATGCTTTCTCTGTGGCATGCCCACGTCAACAATCATTACGGTCGCTACTTGAAGTTACTGATGCGTTATTACGAAGAGAAACCTCTGAAAGAAATCGACGAGAAATGCATAGAAATCGCAAGGAACCTGGGATGGGAACATTTGTCGAATCATATTACCTCAAGTATACCATCGCGTTATCCGACTTCGTACAGATCATTTTGA